From the genome of Capsicum annuum cultivar UCD-10X-F1 chromosome 4, UCD10Xv1.1, whole genome shotgun sequence:
TATGTTGAAGGTCTCCATGTCAAGTCGACCACTAAAACTATTAGCAGCAAGATCAAGTTTCTCCAACTCAACGAGATTGCTTATCTCTTTGGGTATTTCACCTGGCAACATATGATGAAAGGTGTACTGATGAGTTTAACTAGTTAGCTCAACATAGTATAAGTTGCATTTTTAGCTACCATTCTGAATACGTACCAATAAATGTATTAGTACTAAGATGTAAATGCTGCATCTTTGTTAAGTTGCCAATCTCCCTTGGTAAGGTACCCTTGAGATTGTTGGCTGACAATGACAATAGTTGCAGAGATGTGATATTGAATATGGAGATTGGGACAGAGCCGGTAATATGGTTTTTCTCCACGCTTAACTTCACCAAATTAATAAGATTTCCAGTTTCTTGTGGAATTATCCCTGTAATTTATGTGTAATTCAAAAGTATATAGGTAAGAAATATAATGCGAGAAATAATTATCAACATTAAATTAGGCCTATACAAACTTTTCGTTATATAGTAATACGGGGCAAATGTACAACACTCGTTCCCAGAACTAATAAGATAAAACATACCAGTGAATTGGTTTGTTCCTAGATACAATTCCTGCAAGTTATTCAATCTTCCAATTTCTTTACGTATTGGTCCATCAAACTCATTAAATGACAAAGACAATACTTGAAGTTGTGAACAATTTGACAAGCTTGTAGGCATACAGCCGTGAAGATTGTTTTTGGATAGATAAAGCCCTTTGAGTATTGGGAGACCATTGCATAAACCATTGGGAAGATCTCCTGAGAAGCTATTGCCAGTAAATGAGATGAGTTCGattctagaaatattgaaaattgttAATGGTATAGAACCCGTAAGTTGATTAAATTGCATGGCCAACAAGTTCATGTTGTGAAGATTTCCGATCCCTTCTGGAATGTTTCCTTGAAGTGAATTATAAGATATTTTTAAAGTCTCCAACCTTGAGGCATTAGAGAGTGACAAAGGAATAGAACCTATCAGTTTGTTTCCACTTAATTCTAAAATCCTCAAGTTTACAAGActtccaatcacttttggtatttgGCCCTCTATGGAATTGAATTTCAGATTCAAAGTCTCAAGTGTGGAAATATTAGAAAATGAAGAAGGAATAGAACCACTGAAACTATTATTCATAAGACTTACAAATTGAAGTTGGTGtaaaaaaccaaaccaagaagGAACCTTTCCCATGAAGTTGTTAAAACTTAACCTAAGAAATTTAAGCCGACGCAAGTGTGCCATTTCTTGAGGCAAGTTGCCCTGGAAATTGTTGCTTTCCaagtcaagagaaacaagaaatgtGAGGTTTCGAAAATCGCGAGGGATCCTGCCTGTAAGAGCCATGTTGGAAAGATTCAAAGACTTCACTCGCTGGTGGCGAGAACCACAAGTGACACCCACCCAAAGGCATACAGAAATATCGGGAGAccaactttcatccaagaagtgAGAAGGGTCTGAAATGATTTGGGATTTCAAAGAGAGAAGAGCCGATTGATCAGTGGTAATGTTGATTTGGGTCATGGCTGAACTAGCCATAACATATTGAAGCAACAAGAGTAATATTAGGAGAAAAGAGGTGAAAGCTTTCTCCATAATTGCATAAATTGGTAGGAATATGGATATGACTAGCAATAATGTGAGTTTGAGACTTTAAAAAGCAAAGAGATATCTTGCTCTTTCTTttagaatatcttttcattcaaaCATCGTTTAAGGCAAAAGGAAAAGCTTGCTTTTTTTATGTCATCTCAAGAGTAATAatacaactaaagaaagaaaaagaaactgTCTTTAAATTGTTAAAGTGACAGACCAAGAAAGAAATATGTCGTATTGACTTGAAAAGGAGTCTTCCACTAACTTTAATACCCAAAGGTAAGATGTTCAATTGAAAGAATGAATTCTGTACATatttaacaaacaaaaattaaaaatatttgacaaaGACTAAAAATGTTACTCCCACTTTACAAACTTAAAGGGCCAAAACTGTTAAATACATGCTTAAGAGACCATCTTGAATCCACCATTATACATAAGATCCCattagtgttattttatcctaACTTTTACAACCAAATGTAAGGATGCAATAACACAGCAAGAACGAATTGGATTAATATTAGAGATAAGTATTCAGTACCTCCGAACTATGGCCAAAGTTACTACGAcatactccaacttcacagggatTCTATTACCccttaactcaattttagcttattttttcaCCCTATTGTGCAAatatgacacctttattacataaaatgaggcTCACATCAAAGGTACTACATCAGCTAAAAAGGCTGACGAAAGGTGCCACATCATCTAAAATGGTtgacaaaaataagctaaaatttagttcgCGGGGTAATAGGACCCCATGAGATTGGaatgtgtcgtagcaaatttatTCTTAGTTCAGGGTTCTAGATTCTTTACTCTTAATATTACAATGAATTTATAAGAAAGATGTTCATGTTTTAAATGTCTCTTCCTTGCTAAATTTaccaataatttcaatattaCAATGACTTTATAAGAAAGATATTCACGTTTAAAATGATTCTTTCTTTGATGAAGTACCAATAATTTCCCTTCTTAGACCTGTACAGGGAACAAGAAATAAAATTGTGGGCtccaaagaaaaattataaaaaaggaaACGTAAGGGacaaatatgaaattcacacttCGAATACCTTTTCTTGATTGGAGTATTATTTTTGATTTACATCATAACAATAGTGACTTAGTTTTGGCAAACCAAAATCTAACTAGTGTCAGCTATGGGGTTCATTGGGATTTGTATCTTTCGATCCCATATCAACATATCAACAACTTTTTATGTTTGAAcccataattttgatatttcaatgcGTTCAAATTGAAAGAACTACTGATATAACAGCCAATGTTACATACTTTTTTCATTTTCCAGAAGAGAATATTACGGCTTCCGTAATATGTGGACACATCCAAAGACCATACGAACACGGGCTGTTACTTCGAGGTATATTACAAAAGCTAAATCAGCAAACTTAATCTTTCATGATAATATTTGGACTTTTCACATTCATACAGCACATTTTCCTGTATGAAGAAAAAACAGGTTCGTCTGTTCCGGCATGTCAGAAGCAGACGTAGGGCAATCTCTGTACGGACCTCCTGGAACGAATAGGATCTAGACCATAGTGTTGATGCAGTAGTTTCTGGTATGAGGAGGGTAGTGTACAAGCAGACGTTACCTTTACCATGTGGGGTAGAGAGGTTCCGATGGATCCTTGGATCAAGTGAACATATTACAAAGCAGTTCTTAGAAGAGAAATGGCGAGAGAGAAGAAGCCGATACAAAATGCTAAAGAAAGCATGACAATGCATACAAAAAAAGGAACCGCGAGCAGCtgtaaaaagaggaaagaaatagTGAAGacggtgtgtgtgtgtgtgtgtgtgacttTGAGGGTCAATTTATTCATAAGACGTCTTAACAACTACTACTGAGTAATAAAAACACAGATTAGGAGACCTACCTTctataccaccaccaccatcactacTAGTACTATTTCTACTACTACTAAGGCTAGCACAACAACCCTTTTGCTTTCCCTTTTTCATGATCTGTTAGTCAAAGGATGTCTCTCcttgtatttgttgtttttgttgtttaatgTCACACAAGCTATGTTATGTTACAGATCATTAGTCTACCTTCTAGACAATTTACTTCTACCACCTAGTTTCTTTACAAGTCAGAGAGTGAGGAGAAATAGAGATTTAACCACCCACCACACCATTGTAAACTATCTTTTATCTAATGCCTAACGATGAAACACGAAGATGCAGACTATGGAAGGTGTACCCCCTTCTACGTCCTTCCATATCGAACAGTCTACTTTCATCCATTCGTAATGTCCGGGAAGGGGCTTCCCATTAACTGGATCAAAGTTGTACCTTCAGATGGTTCCAAACACTGAAAAAATTAGACACGGTGTGCAATGGAAATAACATGTACAAAGATGTGTGAAATGAAAATTTCATACTTCTCAATGAATTTTTCCAATTCCTGCTCTTCTCCACTGGAGAAAAATTCATTCATTTCACGAGCTGTTGGGATAATCGTTTGCCTCGAGTTTGCCTCATTTGCATCAATACGCCTCGTACTGGAACCAGGGGTCTAAATGTTGTCCAACTCCCTCATTTCCCTCATAGACCTGTACAGGGGACAGGAAATAAAGTTGTGGGCTccataaaaattacaaaaaaggaAATTTAATGGACAGCTATGAAATTCACACTTTGATTCTTTGAATAGGATTTCTGCATTAACTTTGGCTTTATACCGGTGGACAACCTAATATTAACATCATAACAAATATTGACTTAGTTTTGGCAAACCAAAATGTAACTAGTGTCAGCTATGGATTCACCGGGATTTGTAACTTTCGAtatagagtatatatatatatatatatatatgatttgtaACTTTCGAtatagagtatatatatatatatatatatatatatatatatatatatatatatcaaaaatgcTACTGAAATATCAACAACTATTATGTTTGAAcccataattttaatatttcaatgTATTCAATATTGAAAAAGCTACTAATGTAACAGCAAATGTTATATACCTTTTTCGTTTTCCAGAAGAGAATATTACGGCTTCTGTAATATGTTGACACACCAAAGACCATATGAACCCTGGCTGTTACTTTGATGTAATTACAAAAGCTAAATCAGCCAACTTCATCGTTCATGTTAATATTCGGACTTTCCACATTCGTATCAGCAATCAAAGTTTGTGTCTGTTTTCCTTCATGAATCTGCTCTACGCGCACATTTTCCTGTATGAAGAAACAACAGGTTTGCCTGTTCTGGCATGTCAGAAGCAGACGTAGGACAATCTCTGTACGAACCTCCTGGAATGAATAGGATCTAGAGCATAGTGTTGATGGCAGTAGCTTCTGTTGCAAAATGTGTCCTAAAAAAGTACTaacattatttttttccaaattgtCAACGTCATTTCCATTTTCATCATCGTGAAGCTGCTGCGTACATGGTTCTATTTGGAGTTTCATTGTTTCGCAAATTTTGATCTTCCGATAAAATGGTCAGCCGCTCCTCTGCTCCCAATGGCTTTCTGATTTCTAGATGTGAAACCCATTGCTTTTTCCCACATAGGGGTAGAGGGTATAGGACACACAACATTTAAACTAACTATCGACAGCATTATGAACTTACGTGCACCTGATTCTGATTACTCATCTGCAGCACTATTGCTAATTGGTTTACAGCTTTGCAGCATTTGCTATTTTTATGACTGTAAATATCGTCTCGCACACAATTACTCAAACAGATATATAGCTTTGCATTCATAAAGTTAACTCTGCCTCGATCACAAAATACTGGTTGGTATGAAATGGTCAGCCACCCTTCTGCTACCAATGGATTTCCCATAAAGGGGTAGAGGGTATACCTCTATTGACAACATTCTGAACTTGAGTGCACCTGAAAAGAAATTGAACGAACTGGATGTACTAAAACTATAGTTCGACTATTCCGCACTGGCGGAGCAACCTTGAATCTAGGGGGTTCACCCCCTTCtatggaaaattatattattttgatacatttttacatggtcaaaagtattttttgtatatataatagatgttgaacccccttcgactactccgtatgtttacttctga
Proteins encoded in this window:
- the LOC107868414 gene encoding LRR receptor-like serine/threonine-protein kinase GSO1; this encodes MEKAFTSFLLILLLLLQYVMASSAMTQINITTDQSALLSLKSQIISDPSHFLDESWSPDISVCLWVGVTCGSRHQRVKSLNLSNMALTGRIPRDFRNLTFLVSLDLESNNFQGNLPQEMAHLRRLKFLRLSFNNFMGKVPSWFGFLHQLQFVSLMNNSFSGSIPSSFSNISTLETLNLKFNSIEGQIPKVIGSLVNLRILELSGNKLIGSIPLSLSNASRLETLKISYNSLQGNIPEGIGNLHNMNLLAMQFNQLTGSIPLTIFNISRIELISFTGNSFSGDLPNGLCNGLPILKGLYLSKNNLHGCMPTSLSNCSQLQVLSLSFNEFDGPIRKEIGRLNNLQELYLGTNQFTGIIPQETGNLINLVKLSVEKNHITGSVPISIFNITSLQLLSLSANNLKGTLPREIGNLTKMQHLHLSTNTFIGEIPKEISNLVELEKLDLAANSFSGRLDMETFNISGLRAISLTDNNNLSGILPPNIGSILPNIEEIDLANINNLVGTIPDSISNCSELTFLDLPSNKLTGLIPTSLGYLTRLQYLN